A stretch of the Natranaerovirga pectinivora genome encodes the following:
- a CDS encoding AIR synthase family protein, with amino-acid sequence MEVGKISETVLKRSVLKQIKHRRNEILVKPNVGEDCSILKLNEDELFVVTTDPITGATEDIGSLAIHVTANDLASSGAEPIAVLVTILLPEGASEKTLKTIMQDIEKTCVELDMEVIGGHTEVTKAVNQPIVSVMGIGKCKKDNMITTSNAKAGQDIVLTKWAGLEGTAIIAKEKEEELLKKYNKEFIESAKRYSDELSVIKESKIGVSLGVTSMHDVTEGGIFGALWELASSANLGFEVELNKIPIKQETIEICEFFNLNPYKLISSGCLLLTIDNGEALVKELRRAKIEATVIGTLNTSNNKEIIQEGKRRTLEPPKSDELYKIYI; translated from the coding sequence ATGGAAGTTGGAAAAATATCTGAAACCGTGTTAAAAAGATCCGTTTTAAAACAGATAAAGCATAGAAGAAATGAAATACTAGTAAAGCCTAATGTAGGAGAAGATTGTTCTATACTAAAACTTAATGAAGATGAATTATTTGTTGTAACAACAGACCCAATTACTGGAGCAACAGAGGACATTGGGTCTTTGGCTATTCATGTAACGGCCAATGATTTAGCTTCTAGTGGTGCTGAACCAATAGCAGTACTTGTAACCATCTTATTGCCAGAAGGGGCAAGTGAAAAAACACTTAAAACAATCATGCAAGATATTGAAAAAACTTGTGTAGAATTGGACATGGAAGTAATAGGAGGGCATACAGAGGTAACGAAAGCTGTTAACCAACCTATTGTATCAGTTATGGGTATAGGCAAGTGTAAAAAAGATAATATGATTACAACCAGCAATGCAAAAGCAGGACAAGATATTGTATTAACAAAATGGGCAGGTCTAGAGGGTACTGCCATAATAGCAAAAGAAAAAGAAGAAGAACTTCTTAAAAAATACAATAAAGAATTTATTGAAAGTGCAAAAAGATACAGTGATGAGCTGTCTGTAATAAAAGAAAGTAAAATAGGAGTTAGCTTAGGGGTTACCTCTATGCACGATGTAACTGAAGGTGGCATCTTTGGCGCTTTATGGGAATTAGCAAGTTCAGCCAATTTAGGATTTGAAGTAGAGTTAAATAAAATACCTATAAAACAAGAAACTATTGAAATTTGCGAGTTTTTCAACTTAAATCCTTATAAGCTTATTTCAAGTGGCTGTCTGTTACTAACAATTGATAATGGGGAAGCCCTTGTTAAAGAACTAAGAAGGGCCAAGATAGAGGCAACCGTAATAGGGACATTGAATACCTCAAACAATAAAGAAATTATACAAGAGGGGAAAAGAAGAACTCTGGAACCACCAAAAAGTGATGAACTCTATAAAATATACATATAG